In Haematobia irritans isolate KBUSLIRL chromosome 1, ASM5000362v1, whole genome shotgun sequence, a genomic segment contains:
- the PolA1 gene encoding DNA polymerase alpha catalytic subunit, with amino-acid sequence MADSPCEPRAKRQKVDKAGRFAALAKLKELKGSKHKYEVEEEVDSVYEIVEEREYAKKAKELYGNDWIEDDGTGYAEDGRDFFEDEDEYSDDDTARPSKDQKKGAKKRPRDSDKPVKGKGSIRNLFSNAVPKKTAATSIKDDDILADILGELQDKPKDGASSADTSTKVQKVIAPARIVSNNIRKSDAAVAKDYMNNFINNIKMKESSTKTKDNDDELLDSILKSKPNDKPKTSISLKVADVDKPAVAEENKENSKEPTATKEQNVEKPSTSKVPEIPDDDMDFSCLHDDENQFELEKSMSSNAKVVETPAKTTTPPSNPEEDMQKLLNNWENICQMDNFDEELNASTASNAANGTDALSNHENLRFWYWEAWEDPLRRPGEVFLFGRTEEGKSISVRVEKIYRVIYLLPREYLLDPISKEPTKQKVKLSDIYKEFDETLAVDLKLSEFRSRKVTKNFAYHSIGIDVPQQCDYMEIHYDGKKPPPNTKQKYNSIAHIFGTNTTSLERFILDRKIKGPCWLNLKQFKVNPAPMSWCKVDVTVSDPKFLVLAEDPKPVPPPPITLLTLNVRTSLNSKTLKNEICMISMLVHNRFQVDKPPPNPPFNRHMCGLSRPAMCTWPFDLNAKLTKFKATKVSKHDSERALLSWFLAQYQQIDADLIVTHDAMDCQLDVIADRIVTLKIPQWSRLGRLRMTQAFGKKMLDFFIGRMVCDVKRSAEECIKSRSYDMQTLCQNVLKLKESDRMEVNEEDLLEMYETADGILKLCTLTMQDASFILRLMCELNIMPLALQITNICGNIMTRTLQSGRSERNEYLLLHAFTEKNYIVPDKKKRDFNAGASGGGGDPDGHDNDNTVNTTSAAGGGRKKAAYSGGLVLDPIRGLYDKYILLMDFNSLYPSIIQEYNICFTTVQQPYNAEDVPQLPDTSLEQGILPQQLRRLVESRREVKKLMAVPDLSPELQMQYHIRQMALKLTANSMYGCLGFAHSRFFAQHLAALVTLKGREILMNTKSLVQKMNYEVVYGDTDSIMVNTNITDYDQVFKIGSGIKQSVNKMYKQLELDIDGVFSCLLLLKKKKYAAVKVVKTQKGEIKKEQEHKGLDIVRRDWSQIAIMVGKVILDEILSDKQLDDKLDAVHAHLEKVKEQILAGDVPLPMFLITKQLSKAPADFNNATAQSHVQVALRMNKTRNRRYKKGDMVDYVICQDGTSNAATQRAYHLDELKGSETLKLDTDYYLASQIHPVVTRMVEVLDGTDASRVAECLGLDPTKFRAQVQRTYEERAVDSTGESLVKSTLQKYRSCEKFKFICVRCKTENIVAAAFKPSTGNTYEAALQKCTNGDCSIGPYQYVIAIRNQLILSMRTFITRFYQNWLVCDDPACNQNTRCYTHVTSGRRPVCMRCKNGTLVRQYTERDLYDQLSYFQYMFDLSKHQHKNVTISPEVSAAYHVLRETVDQQLEKSAYCTIALSKLFANLKPLSQDVAVPQKKMDVSTVQVAASLEDI; translated from the exons atggcCGACTCGCCAT GTGAACCCAGAGCAAAAAGGCAAAAAGTGGACAAGGCAGGTCGATTTGCAGCATTGGCAAAGTTGAAGGAATTAAAAGGCAGTAAGCACAAATATGAAGTAGAGGAAGAAGTCGATAGTGTATATGAAATAGTGGAGGAGCGAGAGTATGCCAAGAAAGCTAAGGAATTGTATGGCAATGATTGGATCGAAGATG ATGGCACAGGCTATGCTGAAGATGGTCGAGACTTTTTCGAAGATGAAGATGAATACTCTGATGATGATACCGCCAGGCCTTCGAAAGACCAAAAGAAGGGTGCCAAGAAGAGGCCACGTGACAGTGATAAACCTGTTAAAGGCAAGGGATCCATAAGGAACCTTTTCAGTAATGCTGTCCCAAAGAAAACAGCAGCTACATCCATAAAAGATGATGACATTTTGGCTGATATCTTAGGAGAACTGCAGGATAAACCTAAAGATGGAGCATCTTCTGCTGACACGTCCACAAAAGTGCAGAAAGTAATTGCTCCAGCACGTATTGTCAGCAATAATATAAGAAAATCCGATGCAGCAGTAGCCAAAGACtatatgaataattttattaataacatCAAAATGAAAGAGTCTTCAACGAAGACAAAAGACAATGATGATGAATTGTTGGATAGTATTCTTAAATCTAAACCGAATGATAAACCCAAAACGTCCATTTCGCTTAAAGTAGCTGATGTAGACAAACCAGCAGTAGCtgaagaaaataaagaaaattcaaaagAGCCTACTGCCACAAAGGAACAGAATGTTGAGAAACCTTCAACATCTAAAGTACCAGAAATTCCAGATGATGATATGGACTTTAGTTGTCTGCATGACGATGAAAATCAGTTTGAGTTGGAAAAGTCTATGAGTAGCAATGCAAAAGTTGTAGAGACTCCAGCTAAAACGACGACACCTCCATCTAATCCCGAAGAAGATATGCAAAAACTTCTCAATAACTGggaaaacatttgtcaaatgGATAATTTCGATGAAGAGTTAAATGCTTCCACAGCTTCAAATGCCGCAAATGGTACTGATGCCTTAAGCAATCATGAGAATTTACGTTTTTGGTATTGGGAAGCTTGGGAAGATCCACTTCGCAGACCTGGTGAAGTTTTTCTATTCGGTCGTACAGAAGAGGGAAAATCGATAAGTGTACGAGTAGAGAAAATTTATCGTGTTATCTATCTATTGCCCAGGGAGTAT ctTCTTGatcctatttctaaagaacctacaaagcaaaaagttAAATTGTCCGATATCTATAAAGAATTTGATGAAACTTTAGCAGTCGATTTGAAACTAAGTGAATTTCGTTCACGCAaggttaccaaaaattttgcttatcatTCCATAGGAATAGATGTTCCCCAACAATGTGATTATATGGAAATACATTATGATGGTAAAAAACCACCACcgaataccaaacaaaaatataattccaTAGCACACATTTTCGGTACAAATACGACATCGTTGGAGAGATTTATTTTGGATCGTAAAATCAAAGGTCCCTGCTGGTTGAATCTCAAACAATTCAAAGTCAATCCGGCACCTATGAGTTGGTGCAAAGTTGATGTAACTGTAAGTGATCCGAAATTTCTGGTATTAGCTGAAGATCCCAAACCGGTGCCACCACCACCAATCACTTTGCTAACATTAAATGTCCGCACTTCCCTGAAtagcaaaacattgaaaaatgaaaTCTGTATGATTTCAATGTTGGTACACAATCGTTTTCAAGTGGATAAGCCACCACCGAATCCACCGTTTAATAGACACATGTGTGGTCTAAGTCGCCCGGCCATGTGTACATGGCCATTTGATTTGAATGCCAAACTAACAAAATTCAAAGCAACCAAAGTTTCAAAGCACGATTCTGAGAGAGCTTTACTTAGCTGGTTTTTGGCCCAATACCAACAAATAGATGCTGATCTCATTGTAACACATGATGCTATGGATTGCCAGCTGGATGTTATAGCCGATCGTATTGTGACTTTGAAAATTCCCCAATGGTCACGACTGGGTCGTCTACGAATGACCCAAGCATTTGGTAAAAAGATGTTGGATTTCTTTATTGGACGCATGGTGTGTGACGTTAAACGCTCGGCCGAGGAATGTATCAAATCAAGGTCGTACGATATGCaaacattatgtcaaaatgttttaaagctaAAGGAAAGCGATCGCATGGAGGTGAATGAAGAAGATCTTTTGGAAATGTACGAAACCGCAGATGGTATTCTAAAACTGTGTACTCTCACCATGCAAGATGCTTCGTTCATATTACGTCTTATGTGTGAATTGAATATAATGCCTTTGGCTCTACAGATCACTAATATTTGTGGTAACATAATGACCCGGACTTTGCAATCAGGTCGTTCTGAGCGTAATGAGTATTTATTATTGCATGCTTTCACCGAAAAGAACTACATAGTACCGGACAAGAAGAAAAGAGACTTTAATGCAGGAGCTAGTGGCGGTGGTGGGGATCCTGATGGTCATGATAATGATAATACAGTCAATACTACGTCTGCTGCTGGCGGTGGACGTAAGAAAGCTGCCTATTCTGGTGGTTTGGTTTTGGACCCCATTCGTGGTCTCTATGACAAATACATTTTACTCATGGATTTCAACTCTCTATATCCGAGTATTATACAGGAATACAATATCTGTTTTACTACGGTTCAACAGCCTTATAATGCCGAAGACGTGCCCCAATTGCCCGATACAAGTTTGGAGCAGGGTATACTGCCGCAACAATTAAGGCGTCTAGTGGAATCGCGACGTGAAGTTAAAAAACTAATGGCAGTACCAGATCTTTCGCCAGAGTTGCAAATGCAATATCATATACGTCAAATGGCCCTTAAGTTGACTGCCAATTCGATGTATGGTTGTCTAGGTTTTGCCCATTCACGCTTCTTTGCTCAACATTTGGCCGCTCTTGTCACTCTGAAAGGTCGTGAAATTCTCATGAATACCAAATCTTTGGTACAAAAAATGAACTATGAAGTTGTATACGGTGATACCGATTCCATTATGGTCAACACCAATATAACCGATTATGATCAAGTGTTCAAAATAGGCAGTGGCATTAAGCAAAGTGTCAACAAGATGTACAAACAATTGGAATTGGATATTGATGGAGTTTTCAGTTGCCTATTGCTCCTGAAAAAGAAGAAATATGCTGCCGTTAAAGTGGTGAAGACTCAAAAAG GTGAGATTAAGAAAGAACAAGAGCACAAAGGTCTGGATATTGTGAGACGTGATTGGTCCCAAATAGCCATAATGGTGGGTAAAGTAATACTTGATGAAATTTTATCCGACAAACAGTTGGATGATAAGCTAGATGCTGTACATGCCCATTTGGAAAAAGTCAAGGAACAAATACTAGCAGGCGATGTTCCATTACCAatgtttttaataacaaaacaatTGTCCAAGGCTCCAGCGGATTTCAACAATGCCACTGCCCAGTCCCATGTTCAGGTGGCATTACGCATGAATAAAACACGTAATCGACGTTATAAAAAGGGTGATATGGTCGATTATGTTATTTGCCAAGATGGAACATCAAATGCCGCCACACAAAGGGCATATCACTTGGATGAATTGAAAGGCAGCGAAACcctgaaattggatacagattatTATTTAGCTTCCCAAATACATCCTGTGGTCACACGCATGGTTGAAGTTTTGGATGGAACCGACGCTAGCCGTGTGGCTGAATGTTTAGGATTGGATCCAACTAAATTCAGAGCTCAAGTGCAGAG AACATACGAAGAACGAGCTGTTGATTCCACAGGCGAGTCTTTGGTAAAATCAACATTGCAAAAATATAGATCCTGTGAgaagtttaaatttatttgtgtcCGTTGTAAAACGGAAAATATTGTTGCTGCCGCTTTTAAACCTTCCACTGGCAATACATACGAAGCTGCTTTACAGAAGTGCACAAATGGCGATTGTTCCATTGGCCCTTATCAATATGTTATCGCAATAAGAAATCAACTTATTTTAAGCATGCGTACGTTTATCACTCGTTTCTATCAAAATTGGTTAGTTTGTGATGATCCTGCCTGCAATCAAAATACACGATGCTATACCCATGTGACTAGTGGTCGTCGACCAGTTTGTATGCGCTGTAAAAATGGTACATTAGTTAGGCAATATACCGAAAGGGATCTCTATGACCAATTGAGCTATTTTCAATACATGTTCGATTTATCAAAGCATCAGCACAAAA atgTTACAATATCACCCGAAGTGTCTGCTGCTTATCATGTATTACGTGAAACGGTTGATCAACAATTGGAAAAATCCGCTTACTGCACCATTGCCCTCTCTAAGTTGTTTGCCAATTTAAAGCCTTTGTCACAAGATGTGGCAGTACCGCAAAAGAAAATGGATGTTTCAACTGTACAGGTTGCTGCAAGTCTTGAGGATATTTAG
- the LOC142221174 gene encoding uncharacterized protein LOC142221174, translating to MSLKIANILDKILFWLSKIFKYSREKMNSENNECQDEIKGMEQCSNSCQDALCKCQKYVLIPSSECEKYNTIVVNCNLKTEPKATGALSKDLSHIRIGGSKSGSEYDIFNLRSLYQISSHSIENKDCSRPIPNDPKIKDVSSHSLKVEVHNKPLLQIPGIETQCSSFQLNLTKNTSPFGKHDDRYTKKSKNICTHNIQLELFTMPSIHQAKIEDISSKSEKLIESQKSDIIVISSGDDEEEDVHCDTKLSDMEVETDTEFKSDLQPLFKKTCRTKSCQKAKDTEDCQEIPIETQHFGGMQNKLMQIPSSSSSVHYSTLRSSPISSKMRQLELHRLRVQVERKRLELLDMKLRRELLLQREIRRKGLDFKELEDEKDV from the exons atgagtTTAAAAATTGCTAACATACTcgataaaattcttttttggctaagcaaaatttttaaatattcgcGCGAAAAAATGAATTCCGAAAATAATG AATGCCAAGATGAGATCAAAGGCATGGAACAATGCTCGAATTCGTGCCAGGATGCTCTTTGTAAATGCCAAAAATATGTTTTGATTCCATCCTCGGAATGTGAAAAATATAATACAATTGTAGTAAACTGCAATTTAAAAACCGAACCCAAGGCGACTGGAGCTCTTTCCAAAGATCTCTCGCATATTAGAATTGGAGGCTCAAAAAGTGGTTCTGAATACGATATATTTAACCTACGGAGCCTTTATCAAATTTCAAGTCATAGTATTGAAAATAAAGATTGCAGTCGACCCATTCCTAACGATCCCAAGATAAAGGACGTTAGTTCCCATAGCCTAAAAGTAGAAGTTCACAACAAGCCATTGCTTCAAATTCCTGGGATCGAAACACAATGTAGTAGTTTCCAACTGAATCTAACAAAGAATACTAGTCCATTTGGCAAACATGACGATAGatatacaaaaaaatcgaaaaatatttgtacGCACAACATTCAATTAGAACTGTTTACAATGCCATCAATTCATCAAGCAaaaattgaagatatttcatctAAAAGTGAGAAATTAATAGAATCTCAGAAATCAGATATAATTGTCATTAGCAGTGGCGATGATGAAGAAGAAGatgtacattgtgataccaaattaTCGGATATGGAAGTTGAGACGGATACGGAATTTAAGTCAGACCTTCAACCACTATTTAAAAAAACATGTCGAACGAAATCTTGCCAAAAGGCAAAAGACACAGAAGATTGCCAAGAAATTCCCATTGAAACTCAACACTTTGGTGGTATGCAAAATAAACTTATGCAAATACCATCGTCATCTTCTTCGGTGCATTATTCAACTTTAAGATCGTCGCCAATATCATCCAAAATGCGTCAATTGGAACTGCATCGTTTACGAGTACAAGTTGAAAGAAAACGTCTGGAATTGCTGGATATGAAATTGAGACGCGAACTACTACTCCAAAGGGAAATCAGAAGAAAAGGATTAGATTTTAAAGAGCTCGAAGATGAAAAAGATGTGTAA